aaaaatcattcctgTATAATCCCATGGTTAATCAAATTAGGAGTTAAAGTGTTACTTAAACCCGAATTCAAAGTTCCATTATTAGTCCATAATACGGCACAAGTTGGAGGATAGacttgttttttgaggaagattagccctgagctaacattggctgccaatcctcctctttttgctgaggaagactggccctcagctaacatccatactcatcttcctccactttatatgtgggactcccaccacagcatggcttgctgagtggtgccatgtgtgcacccaggatctgaactggcgaaccctgggctgctgaagtggaacatgtgaacttaactgctgggccaccggcCAGCCTGTGGAGGATAGATTTTATTCAAGTTATTTATTAcagctctttattttattttttatatatccaCCCATAGAAAATTTGAGTCAGTCTTGAAGGCACATAATCTGCTGCGAATAATACATTATTTAAGTTCATAATACAATCAAGCTCCAGCTTCAATACTTTGACATGGATCCAATCAGGAAGAGAAAGAGTGATTTGAACTAGAAATAGAGATAGAAGAAGAAAGCATAGACCAACAATCTTCTTGGAAAGACAAAGTCAGGATTCCTTAGAAAAATTGTCaatatcaggaaaaaatattttaatagaattattGGAAAgattaaaggcaaagaaaataagaaatattccTATGAGACATCGGAGAAGGCAGAATTTAAGTTGAATCCTATGTATTAGAAATAAAAGttacaacaaaaaaaataggGCAGTCAAATCACTTATTCTAATTAACTGAATATTTTTCAGTGGCTCTACTACTGATACCGaccctggtatcagtttccccacattaaacccagcatatatgtggttaaaaccaaaacactcattccctgcttactctctggcttcctgactccagaatccactattctccatggagacagacaccgtcaaggacaagcacctggaccatctcctccccacaaagagataggagctggtgggaaagctgctgaccagcaaggtcaaagctccctcctctctgcaagtgtctcaaggccaaagacaggctggtgggaaagctccgaccagcaaggccatatgctccccctcccctacctaaaaccccaaataaaaacccttccttttagcttttcagggagtttgggatttcagcattagctgccctctctccttgctcagtgctgtggaaTCACACTGAAGGTGAGGTTTCCAGTTTGCCTTCTTCCCCTTAACAGGGTGTATTTGAGATCCATCCTTGTACCTGAAAATACCAGCGTATGTTCCTAttaattgccaaataatattccattgtaaagaTGTACCACAGGTTATTGACTCAGTAGTTcaaggacatttggattatttccagttttagaaTATGTGAATAGAGCTGTTATAATTACTAGCATACAGTTCTTATTGTAtccatattctttcttttatccaGGTCAATAACACAGAGTGATAGGCACATGGGATCACATTGTAATTTTACACTGTATTTCCCTACTTGCAAATGTTGTTGAACATTTGTTTATGTGACTAGTTGCaatctgtgtatcttctctgttgaagtgtttgttcaagtttgtttccatttttggttgcttatctttccttttattttcatattgttgagtttttggagttctttatatattctggattcatGTTCTTTATTGAATATCtgtttagcaaatattttgtaCAAGTCTGTGATTTGTTTGTTCATTCCCTCAACAGTCTCTTTCACAAAGCAGATTTTACATGtgatgaagtacaatttattatttcttgctcCAATTGTCCAGTTgttcaatttattatttcttgctcCAATTGTGTTTTGTACAAAAATTGGTGACTAGCCCTTGGTAACACAAATGACTTATTCGTTCTCTAGAAATGGTAGAGTATTAGATTTTATATTGAGGTCTAAGATTCATTTTGAGACAACTGCAAAGAATGAGTCAATGTGTCTTTTTTGTAGCATGACGCTATTTGACgtattcaacatcattaaataaaaaaggaagactaTCCGTCCTACATGGATTTTCCTTAggaacttcatcaaaattcattTGACTATATTGCGTCAATCTATTGCTGAagattctattctgtttcattgatccaaATGTCTATCTTTTCACCAATGCCACACTCCCTTGATTATTTACCTTTGAGGTAAATCTTGAAATCAAATTATGTGAGTTTTACTGTGTTCTTTTTCGAAATTATTTTGACTATCTTAGTTCCTTTGCCATTTTTGTAAATTGTAGAATTgtgaatttttggaaaaaaatgcttATTCAGTTTTAATTAGGATTGCAATGAATGTATAGATAATTTGAGATTGCATTTAATTAATAGATCCTTTGTTCACAGTTTTGCTGCTTATCAGtatcatctttctttccttccttcttttcttctttcttttaaaattcagattccatGACCAACAGTCCCTATGAACTAATTTAGAATCTCTGTGTGTAGAGCTTAGGCATCtatgtatttttcataattttttgaagaatttgctTAAGTACATATCCTAGTACTAGTCTACAGATTATTATATAGGGTCGCCAAGACAGGACAAGACCCTGCACAGCTCAAATTTTGACCTTTATCTCTGTCAGATCTCTAATATTCTAATGTTCCATTACATAGAATATTATAGTTATCTCTATACTGTTCCATCTCCTCTGCCAATGCTTCCtatctatatattttatcttatctcCTCTATTAAATAATTAATGAACTTAAATATATCTCTCATACCACCTAGAAGCACATAGAACATTAAAAGTTAACTAAGTCTAGTACTGTTTATTAAGTGGTTGTGAATTCTGTCATAGCTTAGGCTTTCATATTCTTTCATTATGTACATGTTTAAAGGATTTTGAGAGAAGTAAACAGATTATAGTCCCAGGAAGGGGACGTTGGAtttcaaagaatttaaatcaTCAACCCAATGGCACATAGATATTTAGTATCACAGTTAAGTCTATGTTCTGTatcatcagatttttttttccccttctgataCATATTCTTTTTCCACTGAAGAAACATTTTATACTAGAGGCCAAAGTGCATTCATGTAACCATTTGTATCATGTAGTTCATTGCTCCAGAACCATTCTCTTGTTTaccacagaaaaaaacaaaattatcttgTTACTTTTCTGTCCCAGAAGAGAATTATTATGTTTTCTCCCTGGAACATCCCTGTGGACTTTAAGAAGAGTTTAGGAACCTGGTATAAGGGTCCAAATGCTTTGTATTCATCCCACACCTTAATTGAGTGAGTAGTTCATTTCCACAGGTAAGAGGAAAGGTTTTTCAACACTTGCAAAATATTTCAGAAGTCATAACCTTGAATCTCAAACTAGAttatatgctttaaaatttacatatgagATAGAAATTTCTAGTTAACTCAGAGTTGAATTAAAAATTGAAGGAGAGAACTCCAGGCAACATAGCAGGGTCAAGAGGAAATAGTCTTTATGTATTTAGGTCTATAGATTTGCAAGTTAGGAACTTGATTTAAATTGCTTGATTGAAGATAATAGTCCAAATAAAGGTAGTAGAAATAAGGGGCTATAGTTCATATTAGGAAAAttattaaatggagaaaaatttaaCTATTAAGCAACCGTTGAGTATATGCCATTTGGGGATCATAATTTTATCTTTCTCATGGAAggatataaatgaatttatatatattttactaatttGCTAATTGGTCTAGAAGATACTTCAATATGTTTTTTTAGTATAATGGTCTGCTTAAGCTTGTGGCTTTATAAAAGAGTTCAAATACATGAGGATATTATTTCGTGCTGTTTTTAGGGGATAACATTTCCAGACTTATGGCATATCACAATAGGTCTGCAATATGGTCAAGTGGAAACAGCTTACAGTTTGGAGACAGAGAAACCTGGACTTGAGTCCTGGTTCAGATAGTAAATAACTGTGACCTTGATCAAGTTATAGGTCAGGCtggttctcagttttctcatctataaaaggacACTGAATTAGTTTGCAGTTTGCTATGTAAATTACATAAGAAAATGTTCACAAAACTTGTACCCTCTAGTAGCCGGTTAACAACATGTGATAGCTGCTCTCTTAGCTTTCCTTCTTCTCAAGCTTGGTGCTTGCGGTAGCGTTCTCTTGGCTGTCTGTTTTCTTAATGTATGAGAGTTGAGGAACTGATTTGATTTTAGTTTTGCAAAATGGtcacattttgttaaaaattcaacatctataTTCTTGTCTTTCTAGACTCTATCTCTTACAGTGAAATCATTCAGACATAAAAGCAAACAGTTCTAATTTCCTTAAATATTAGCTAACAAAAATGCCTGTTTAGGAAACATCTTGGATGAATTAAATAAATCCAAAAATTTTTGTCTATCCTTCTTCAATTCCCTACAGTAAAAGGAATAATTGCTCTAATGGGACGTAATGGGGAATAAGATATATCTTCATTCAGGCATCATCTTCTTATAATAcagataaaataagagaaattaggAGTTACGAGAAATTAATTATGTACAAAATTATCAGGGGAATTTAAGCAAATATGCTGTTATTCTCTTGTCATGCCCAAAGTCAGAATGCAATGACAGAGATGTATTTTGAAGGTGCCCAATACCATAGAATATCGGGATTCACTGGTTTTAATGTCATGAGAAAGGATTTTTAGTATATCTTAAGTGTCGTGCTATATAACATAATGCataactaaaagaagaaatacttaGCTTATGGTCTGGTGCCTATTTATTTCTCAATGTTTTGATGAAGAAGTAATTTTATAACTCCttattaatattttgtagttCAGATGTAGAAGTCATATTTCATAAGTATTCATCCTTCACATATAattaaaacactttaattttatataagtTTAATAGATATAattaaaacactttaattttatataagtttaatgtatgttatatataagCACTCTGCAATCATACCATATTCATGCAGTTGAACAAGATCTACCTGAAAAGTTGGTCAACCTTAGTTATTCTTTGGTTTGGAAGGATAAAGTTAATTTTCCAAGTTACACTGTCACTAGATGCTGTATCAGAGATTTTAATACAGAATTTAGCTTCCAGATATAATGTTCTTAATCTTGTACCACAGTTAAGCAAGTATTAGAATAGTAATGTCACTGAAATTTCACCTGTAAACAATCAACATGTATTTTGTGATGGATTCCTTTATGTATTTAGGTCTATAGgtgcatttttcaaaatttgcttgcatatttgttttgttttcattgtgttTCTTCTTATTTGCCTAATTCCCACTTTATCCCCGACTgccttttattaatatttttgtatataaccCATATGttctagagagacagagagaggaaggggggaacaaagagaatgagaaattttttaaatagaaatgacTTTTTTAATGCTCAAATAATACattaatacatatttacataattaattgaaagttatgttattttattaatgtaaCCATTCAAACTAAACCAGAAATTGTTAGgacacatttgtgtgtgtgcattgtcAAGAGTAATGTGTGAGTTATCTGTAtttatacagaagtcaaaatttagcttaactatttttttttagtctagaattctgtaaggattaaatgggtaatttgggggggggggttaatttctccacatttgaaaagctttttattctctggattaaaaaaaacaatcttcCACATGGATCTGGGAAGACCTTTCCGGGAAAATAAAATCCTGCAGCTTTCTTCTTCTGATACTCTTAAGCTAATTTTCTCACTCCTTGATGTGTGGAGAGCTCAATACGACAAAAATATGATGCGTTTCTTGTCATGCATATAAAGCATTTGTATGTCCCTGGCTGTGTATACTGCAGATTTTTCACTCCTTTAAATAGAATTTGGTCTATGCCACactgaaggaaaaacaagaatCCCAGTCCTGAAAACTTTCTCCTAAATATGGTAGACGAaggatttcattttgtttcagtaATGTAGCCTTCAGTTCACATACAGGTgactcttccacttttttttaatgcacttttcttttttcgtATTCCACTGAATGAGAAACAGTCTGATGGTGTAGGAAAATACACCAGAAATAAAACACTACTTTGTGGCTTATGTAATCAGTTATTCTTTTAGCAATAGCTTTTGTAAATTttatgatcatgtagtttttcttttataataattttagaaactccctaagaaactaaaatatattaaaggaaTGGCCGTGATTTGGCAGAAATAGGTCTCAACAATACACTCAAGGACTTTGAAAGGATGAGTATATGAATAGAGAAAAACCTTACATTGATAGTGAGTTAAACTTGGAAAAACATTAAGAGTGTAGTGAACTATGGAGGCCTAAATGGACAACTTAGTGATATGCAGAtcaagagagaaaactaaaaaacaaaaccaatgcTGTTACTGTTTACATGCAGGTACATCTGTATCCAGAATAACATCTGCTGTCTGTTCTCCAGTGTTCCAGAAGTCCTAGTGGAATGGGATCATAGCCGAAAGGAGAACCTGCCTTGGTTTGGTCAGAAAAGGGTATCGTGCATGACAGGTTGAAATGTAAATCTAATTTATCCCACTTTCTAGTTATCTGGAAAGATTTTAAACTTAAATAActtttacattgatttttttcatttaaatgcaaCAAAATTTTGTGATATAATTATGGTTCCtcccattttaataattttgaacatTAAAGAAAGTTATTTCACACACACTGTAGAAAATCTAGGATTTGTACTCAGATGTTTACTTTCTCTgataatatttttgcatttaaaaattccTATATTCATTTATCCCCGCGAATTTTAACAGATTGCAATATGAAACTAAATGGTAGtaaatttaacagaaaataaattggaaattaAACTGCATAAATTGGCATGTTTTTAACATGGAAAATTTAGTCAATCCTGAATAAGATAGTTCTTTAATTTAACAGGGTAATTCATTCACTTGGACCCAACTTCTTCACCACTGCCTATTTCTTTACTGCCAAGGATTTCAACATGCCTTTCTAAGAAAcaaacaagaggatataatagaGTGGGTTCTGTATtcaaaaatattgctttaaaacctataaataaaactgaaatgtcACAGTTGACATCAGATTTAGATTTATACAGGATTCAGATGAAAAATGTAACTGAAGTCACCATGTTTGTATTGATGGGCTTCACAGATGATTTTGAGGTATaagtcttcctatttttgctaTTTCTAGCGATCTATATATTTACTCTGATAGGCAATTTGGGACTGGTTGTATTGGTGATTATGAATTCCCAGCTCCACAACCCTATGTACTACTTTCTAAGTGTGTTATCATTCTTGGATGCCTGCCATTCTTCAGTTGTGACCCCAAAAATGTTGGTCAATTTCCTGTCAGAGAAAAAAGATGTTTCATTCCTTGGATGTGCAGCACAGATGTTTCTCTTTGTTACCTTTGGGACCGCAGAATGCTTTCTCTTGGCTGCAATGGCATATGATCGCTATGTAGCAATCTACAAACCTCTGCTATATTCAGCTATCATGTCAACCAGGGTCTTTGTGCCACTCATCATTATTTCCTATGTTGGTGGCATTTTGAATGCTTCAGTGCATACAGGGGCCACATTTAGCCTATCTTTTTGTGCATCCAATGAAATTAGACATGTCTTTTGTGATATTCCTCCTCTCCTTGCTATTTCTTGTTCTGACACTCACACAAACCAGTTTTTACTCTTCTACTTTGTGGGCATTATTGAGATAGTCACTATCCTGATTGTCCTGATCTCCTATACTTTCATTCTGGTGGCCATTCTGAAGATTCATTCTGCTGAAGGGAGACAAAAAGTATTCTCTACATGTGGTTCTCATCTAACTGGAGTGTCAATATTTCACGGAACAATCCTCTTCACGTATGTGAGACCAAGTTCCAGCTACTCTTTGGACCATGACATGATAGTGTCGACATTTTACACCATTGTGATTCCCATGTTGAATCCCATCATCTACAGTTTAAGGAACAAAGATGTAAAAGGTGCAATGAAAAGAGTGTTTGGTAAAAATTAATGTGTCAATAAAGCAGATTTTTCACACTAATCATTAAATTGAAACCAGTTGAGAATGATGTTCATTATCTCCATATCAAGAAgttatgatgaaaatgttctgttttaGTTTATTAGTATCTTTCTGTTGTTCTTACATGTTTTTGCATAAAGATGAGAGTCATACCTCTACCCATGCAGTTTCCACACATGCAGAAAAACTGTCATCTATTTGCTTCTTACTTAATTCACTctcagatatacacacacacatacatacgtatatacataaaattacttatatgtacatatatgctgATACAGATTGTGTTATTTTCTTAGGGCTGTTATAGCAAATTACAGAattgtggcttaaacaacaaaaatttatttatcacTGTCATAGAATCTAGGAGTCAGAGATCACGGTGATGGctgggttggtttcttctgaggcctttctCCATGGGTTGAAGAAAGCaattttctgcctctgtcttcagatCATCATTCTTCCATGTATTTCTCTGTTCTaactctttttataaggacagcagtcatattgaattagggtcCACTCTAAAGgatctcattattattattattgtgtgtgtggtgaggaagattggccctgagctaacatctgttgccaatcttcttctttttgcttgtagaacattgtccctgagctaacatctgtgccaatattcctctattttgtatgtgggacacctccacagcatagcttgatgtgagatgtgtaggtctgcgcccaggatccaaacctgtgaagcctgggctgccgaagcagagcaaacaaacttaaccactacaccactcgGCCGGCTCCAAGGAtctcattttaagttaattatcTCCAAAAAGACAGTACTGCCAAACATACTGACATTCTGAGCTA
This sequence is a window from Equus caballus isolate H_3958 breed thoroughbred chromosome 12, TB-T2T, whole genome shotgun sequence. Protein-coding genes within it:
- the OR5T32C gene encoding olfactory receptor family 5 subfamily T member 32C (The RefSeq protein has 7 substitutions compared to this genomic sequence) gives rise to the protein MSQLTSDLDLYRIQMKNVTEVTMFVLMGFTDDFEVQVFLFLLFLAIYIFTLIGNLGLVVLVIVNSRLHNPMYYFLSVLSFLDACHSSVVTPKMLVNFLSEKKDVSFLGCAAQMFLFVTFGTAECFLLAAMAYDRYVAIYNPLLYSAIMSTRVFVPLIITSYVGGILNASVHTGATFSLSFCASNEIRHVFCDIPPLLAISCSDTHTNQFLLFYFVGIIEIVTILIVLISYTFILVAILKIHSAEGRQKVFSTCGSHLTGVSIFHGTILFTYVRPSSSYSLDHDTIVSTFYTIVIPMLNPIIYSLRNKDVKGAMKRVFGRN